The window GCTGTAGCGCCGTCTCACCTATAAAACAGAATCAGAACAGTTATTCACCTTTGAGTGGGAGGTTAGCTGATGAAGGATTCGGTCCACGAAAATTACGACAGGCACGAAAAAAAGACTGGGAAAATTTTGTACCGTGACGAGTGCTATCTGATCCAAGGTGCAGTCTTTGAGGTTTATCGGGAAATGGGTTGCGGCTTTCTGGAGGCAGTCTATCAGGAATGTCTGGCAAGGGAGCTGGCGAAGCGTGGAATTCATTTTGTTGCGCACCAGGAGCTGACCCTGTACTACAAGGGAGAGGTCCTGCGACAAACCTATGTTCCTGATTTTATTTGTCATGAATTCATTATTGTGGAACTGAAGGCGCTTACTGCTACAACTGGGGCGCATAAGGCACAGGTTTTGAACTATTTGAAAGCAACAGGCGAACGAATAGTGCTTTAAAAGCATTTGTCCAGTAGAGTAAGGAGCAGGTTT is drawn from Desulfobulbaceae bacterium and contains these coding sequences:
- a CDS encoding GxxExxY protein, encoding MKDSVHENYDRHEKKTGKILYRDECYLIQGAVFEVYREMGCGFLEAVYQECLARELAKRGIHFVAHQELTLYYKGEVLRQTYVPDFICHEFIIVELKALTATTGAHKAQVLNYLKATGERIVL